A stretch of Cheilinus undulatus linkage group 20, ASM1832078v1, whole genome shotgun sequence DNA encodes these proteins:
- the LOC121528827 gene encoding breast cancer type 1 susceptibility protein homolog isoform X1, whose amino-acid sequence METPKAADVRKGISVLWETLQCPICLDLMTAPVSTKCDHQFCKFCMMKLLDNTKQNCTKCPVCKAKITKRSLQESPGFQRLVAGLQDMIQAYERDTGTNYFTGMSQQKELSVVKDAKATKKHQDLPSEETPGNDLENVGTNDELPESYSSTVAAQNDFARLMGLEDSSPLTTENGGLDSGLGGAVPTSDKKITGNVAPDPTEIVQFVEDAETMPKIEEKMSLLDSEKDNLCLLLLADETAHQPLKKSSRKRKKNEDLEQDKILDEKQKKSLEKVAEWLMKVPTEGSLEFDKPDEDTDNSDSCSSTSTIDVRQHNNDAHAKRGDRAKALEEQVFGAVYKRERRGNRTNSPLRNVFAETKEIEKTGKGSKMGTKRPEMPVDFEMKTSSEDVTQRDTEEEQQMTEEVKDASSDFFKEADLFEVIEGKNDRNKNEEKLNSFLESDRSDNKEEESCLVPELEQQGPKRKLKKKTTNLVQQVDSDLQERDKPEITEQKKTGRKKKVGKPAQVPKPLVLVGAQNGESSPMARPRSEEVQVHIENYPSSEDQDVPLKRSTRKSRRLQDFAEEVQEDHKRANLRRVPEKQSSVGKESEDPIDRALDDEVSSKNGNVKKVSERNGCIYNQDLDGIEDMETNDRTPDMRQTEEVPNTETVCEGSTSDHAHVVPNSVSPDEASVVEPTPVKDNPTHKFPNSTHLEIPPSESKCAETELEEDKNDSELDTEQLLRSFKATKRKSFHLGGPNVKRNRSLEHKIVEAEAEETKSVESAENTIQTNLPANTKQATVIDNVDSSCSDLIPSSYSPKLARKTEQVVAHAAILDGICSGQNHSDDDFVSMNSVSSVLPPNKESEHEIVSQNLSVVPQIVDSGLCYTAIEQELPNEAPKNSQTMEDQLECNRRNGGQAEDVSDSISVPNGKKTVNTAENLLNTESSLTPEGLGIPAAQVDSERKSNNCSGSGELSAQSSVKNRKRRRTQKLESESESDCSGEDLPALKDILGSSAPPSVTNKDSNKEDPPAEEELSRPPACISPDRINSSQGSEDLFGTPEECDVPANDLNVSVESSQFSSEVLVTQQKIEMQKELVRLEKLMALVSEVLQEKEGTPAKEVHQSSKPTGSDAHRSLPADQNSGQGSDQKMVQQAQREPSTGTPDGKVVTQPTVSQHGSAVETTAQGSTHTLPIAKGTGAFKTPITSSTAKTLKNKTSPSEDKENSSPPRERSKATMVLVSSGLSPSEQIMVKKFAKRVGARVVSQVTLEVTHIIMHTDEHLVCERTLKYFLGIAGRKWVVSFQWISECFKQKKLLDEGLYEVRGDVVNGANHQGPMRARTTDDNDLLMKGYKICFQGPFTDMTTDEMEWMVELCGATVVRDPLQLDCKQKSHQLIIVQPGSESSSSTYSCLARRAAVVTRGWLLDTVATYTLQNYNKYTV is encoded by the exons ATGGAAACTCCAAAGGCTGCAGATGTCAGAAAGGGGATTTCAGTTCTTTGGGAAACCCTACAGTGCCCTATATG CTTGGATTTAATGACTGCACCTGTTTCTACTAAATGTGACCACCAGTTTTGCAA ATTTTGTATGATGAAACTTTTagacaacacaaaacaaaactgcacaaaatgTCCAGTGTGTAAAGCCAAGATAACCAAAAG GAGCTTGCAGGAGAGCCCTGGATTTCAAAGACTTGTTGCAGGATTGCAGGATATGATACAGGCATATGAACGTGACACTGGCACAAACT acttCACGGGAATGTCCCAGCAAAAAGAACTATCAGt GGTCAAAGATGCTAAAGCTACTAAAAAGCATCAGGATTTGCCATCTGAAGAAACACCTGGAAATGACCTTGAAAACGTGGGAACTAATGATGAGCTTCCAGAGTCCTACTCCTCAACTGTTGCAG CTCAGAATGATTTTGCCAGACTTATGGGGCTTGAAGACTCCAGTCCTTTGACAACAGAAAATGGAGGTCTGGATAGTGGCCTTGGTGGAGCTGTACCCACATCAGACAAGAAAATCACAGGTAATGTAGCTCCAGATCCAACAGAAATTGTACAATTTGTGGAAGATGCTGAAACAATGCccaaaattgaagaaaaaatgaGCCTTCTTGATTCTGAGAAAGACAATTTATGCCTTTTGTTACTTGCAGACGAGACCGCCCATCaacctttaaaaaagtcttcaaggaagaggaaaaagaatgAGGATTTGGAGCAGGATAAGATTCTTGatgagaaacagaagaaaagtctAGAAAAAGTCGCTGAGTGGCTAATGAAAGTTCCAACGGAGGGAAGTCTTGAGTTTGATAAACCAGATGAAGACACAGACAACTCAGACAGCTGCTCTTCCACTTCAACAATAGATGTCAGACAACATAATAATGATGCGCATGCTAAGAGAGGGGATCGTGCTAAAGCTCTTGAAGAGCAGGTGTTTGGGGCTGTGTACAAACGAGAGCGAAGAGGAAACAGGACCAACTCTCCTCTGCGTAATGTTTttgcagaaacaaaagaaatagagaaaactgGAAAAGGTTCTAAAATGGGGACCAAAAGACCTGAAATGCCTGTTGATTTTGAGATGAAAACAAGCTCAGAGGATGTAACACAAAGAGATACTGAGGAAGAACAGCAAATGACAGAAGAAGTAAAGGATGCAAGCAGTGACTTTTTTAAAGAAGCAGACCTCTTTGAAGTCATTGAAgggaaaaatgacagaaacaaaaatgaagaaaagttgAATAGCTTcctagaaagtgacagaagtGATAACAAAGAAGAGGAGTCCTGTCTAGTGCCTGAACTGGAACAACAGGGACCAAAaagaaagttgaagaaaaagACCACTAACCTTGTGCAGCAGGTTGACAGCGATTTACAAGAGCGGGATAAGCCAGAAATCACAGAGCAAAAGAAAACTGGCAGGAAGAAAAAAGTTGGCAAGCCTGCTCAAGTGCCGAAACCTCTTGTTCTGGTCGGAGCCCAAAATGGAGAAAGCAGTCCCATGGCTAGACCAAGGTCAGAGGAAGTTCAAGTTCATATTGAGAACTACCCAAGCAGTGAGGACCAAGATGTACCTCTCAAAAGGAGTACAAGGAAAAGTCGAAGACTTCAAGACTTTGCTGAGGAAGTCCAGGAAGATCACAAGAGAGCAAACTTGAGGAGAGTACCTGAAAAACAGAGCAGTGTTGGAAAGGAATCTGAAGATCCTATCGATAGAGCTTTGGATGATGAGGTATCATCTAAAAATGGAAACGtaaaaaaagtgtctgaaagAAATGGATGTATTTACAATCAAGATTTAGATGGGATAGAAGATATGGAGACCAATGATAGGACTCCTGATATGAGACAAACAGAAGAGGTACCAAATACTGAAACTGTATGTGAAGGTAGCACTAGTGATCATGCTCATGTGGTCCCAAACTCTGTAAGTCCAGACGAAGCCTCAGTAGTAGAACCAACACCTGTAAAAGACAACCCAACACATAAATTTCCAAACAGTACTCACTTAGAGATCCCACCTTCGGAGTCTAAATGCGCTGAAACAGAACTCGAGGAGGATAAAAATGACAGCGAACTCGACACAGAACAACTGCTCAGGAGCTTCAAAGCCACTAAGAGGAAGTCTTTCCACCTCGGCGGTCCGAATGTAAAGAGAAACCGAAGTTTAGAGCATAAAATTGTTGAAGCTGAAGCAGAAGAGACCAAGAGCGTTGAATCTGCGGAAAATACTATCCAAACAAATTTGCctgcaaacaccaaacaagcAACAGTAATAGACAATGTAGACTCTTCTTGTAGCGATTTGATCCCCTCATCTTACTCGCCCAAGCTGGCAAGAAAGACAGAGCAAGTGGTTGCCCATGCCGCCATTCTTGATGGTATTTGTTCAGGACAAAACCATTCCGATGACGACTTTGTTTCCATGAACAGTGTCAGCAGCGTTCTTCCTCCAAATAAAGAGTCAGAACATGAAATTGTAAGTCAGAATCTTTCTGTTGTGCCGCAAATTGTGGACTCAGGGCTGTGCTACACAGCAATTGAACAGGAATTGCCAAATGAGGCCCCAAAGAATTCTCAAACCATGGAGGATCAGCTTGAATGTAACAGGAGAAATGGTGGACAAGCTGAAGACGTATCAGACAGTATTTCAGTTCCAAATGGGAAGAAAACGGTCAACACTGCTGAAAATCTCTTAAACACAGAGTCCTCTTTAACTCCCGAAGGTCTTGGAATACCAGCTGCTCAGGTCGACAGTGAAAGAAAGTCGAACAACTGTAGTGGGAGTGGGGAACTCAGCGCCCAATCCTCTGTTAAgaacaggaagaggagaagaaccCAGAAGCTCGAGTCTGAGTCTGAGTCAGACTGCAGTGGAGAGGATTTGCCAGCCTTAAAAGACATTTTAGGATCATCAGCTCCCCCCAGTGTTACCAACAAGGACTCAAATAAAGAGGATCCTCCAGCTGAAGAAGAGTTGAGCCGACCGCCTGCCTGCATCAGCCCTGATCGTATAAATTCCAGCCAAGGATCGGAGGACTTGTTTGGGACGCCAGAAGAAT gtGATGTCCCTGCAAATGATCTCAATGTTTCTGTGGAATCATCACAATTCTCCAGTGAAGTTCTTGTAACACAG CAAAAGATCGAAATGCAGAAGGAGTTGGTGCGGTTGGAGAAGTTGATGGCTCTGGTGTCAGAGGTGCTTCAGGAGAAAGAGGGCACTCCTGCAAAAGAAGTTCATCAGAGCAGTAAACCCACAG gCTCTGATGCCCACAGATCCCTCCCAGCTGACCAGAACTCAGGACAAGGTTCAGACCA GAAAATGGTTCAACAAGCACAAAGGGAGCCAAGCACAGGAACACCCGATGGCAAAGTTGTGACCCAGCCCACAGTGTCACAGCATGGCAGCGCTGTAGAAACCA CAGCACAGGGCTCCACACACACATTGCCAATTGCAAAAGGCACTGGAGCCTTCAAAACACCTATTACAAGTTCAACAGCCAAAACATTGAAGAACAAGACATCTCCATCAGAGGACAAAGAAAACAGCTCTCCTCCGAGAGAAAGAAGCAAAGCCACTATGGTGCTGGTGTCGTCTGGATTAAGCCCCAGTGAACAG ATAATGGTGAAAAAGTTTGCGAAAAGAGTTGGTGCTCGTGTGGTTTCCCAGGTAACACTAGAGGTGACCCATATCATCATGCACACAG aTGAACATCTGGTCTGCGAGCGCACACTGAAGTATTTCCTCGGCATCGCAGGCAGGAAGTGGGTCGTTAGCTTCCAGT GGATCTCAGAGTGCTTCAAGCAAAAGAAACTCTTAGACGAG GGCCTCTATGAAGTCAGAGGTGACGTTGTGAACGGAGCAAACCACCAGGGCCCCATGAGAGCCAGAACCACTGATGACAATGAC cTGCTCATGAAGGGCTACAAGATCTGCTTCCAAGGGCCTTTCACAGACATGACCACAG
- the LOC121528827 gene encoding breast cancer type 1 susceptibility protein-like isoform X2, producing METPKAADVRKGISVLWETLQCPICLDLMTAPVSTKCDHQFCKFCMMKLLDNTKQNCTKCPVCKAKITKRSLQESPGFQRLVAGLQDMIQAYERDTGTNYFTGMSQQKELSVVKDAKATKKHQDLPSEETPGNDLENVGTNDELPESYSSTVAAQNDFARLMGLEDSSPLTTENGGLDSGLGGAVPTSDKKITDETAHQPLKKSSRKRKKNEDLEQDKILDEKQKKSLEKVAEWLMKVPTEGSLEFDKPDEDTDNSDSCSSTSTIDVRQHNNDAHAKRGDRAKALEEQVFGAVYKRERRGNRTNSPLRNVFAETKEIEKTGKGSKMGTKRPEMPVDFEMKTSSEDVTQRDTEEEQQMTEEVKDASSDFFKEADLFEVIEGKNDRNKNEEKLNSFLESDRSDNKEEESCLVPELEQQGPKRKLKKKTTNLVQQVDSDLQERDKPEITEQKKTGRKKKVGKPAQVPKPLVLVGAQNGESSPMARPRSEEVQVHIENYPSSEDQDVPLKRSTRKSRRLQDFAEEVQEDHKRANLRRVPEKQSSVGKESEDPIDRALDDEVSSKNGNVKKVSERNGCIYNQDLDGIEDMETNDRTPDMRQTEEVPNTETVCEGSTSDHAHVVPNSVSPDEASVVEPTPVKDNPTHKFPNSTHLEIPPSESKCAETELEEDKNDSELDTEQLLRSFKATKRKSFHLGGPNVKRNRSLEHKIVEAEAEETKSVESAENTIQTNLPANTKQATVIDNVDSSCSDLIPSSYSPKLARKTEQVVAHAAILDGICSGQNHSDDDFVSMNSVSSVLPPNKESEHEIVSQNLSVVPQIVDSGLCYTAIEQELPNEAPKNSQTMEDQLECNRRNGGQAEDVSDSISVPNGKKTVNTAENLLNTESSLTPEGLGIPAAQVDSERKSNNCSGSGELSAQSSVKNRKRRRTQKLESESESDCSGEDLPALKDILGSSAPPSVTNKDSNKEDPPAEEELSRPPACISPDRINSSQGSEDLFGTPEECDVPANDLNVSVESSQFSSEVLVTQQKIEMQKELVRLEKLMALVSEVLQEKEGTPAKEVHQSSKPTGSDAHRSLPADQNSGQGSDQKMVQQAQREPSTGTPDGKVVTQPTVSQHGSAVETTAQGSTHTLPIAKGTGAFKTPITSSTAKTLKNKTSPSEDKENSSPPRERSKATMVLVSSGLSPSEQIMVKKFAKRVGARVVSQVTLEVTHIIMHTDEHLVCERTLKYFLGIAGRKWVVSFQWISECFKQKKLLDEGLYEVRGDVVNGANHQGPMRARTTDDNDLLMKGYKICFQGPFTDMTTDEMEWMVELCGATVVRDPLQLDCKQKSHQLIIVQPGSESSSSTYSCLARRAAVVTRGWLLDTVATYTLQNYNKYTV from the exons ATGGAAACTCCAAAGGCTGCAGATGTCAGAAAGGGGATTTCAGTTCTTTGGGAAACCCTACAGTGCCCTATATG CTTGGATTTAATGACTGCACCTGTTTCTACTAAATGTGACCACCAGTTTTGCAA ATTTTGTATGATGAAACTTTTagacaacacaaaacaaaactgcacaaaatgTCCAGTGTGTAAAGCCAAGATAACCAAAAG GAGCTTGCAGGAGAGCCCTGGATTTCAAAGACTTGTTGCAGGATTGCAGGATATGATACAGGCATATGAACGTGACACTGGCACAAACT acttCACGGGAATGTCCCAGCAAAAAGAACTATCAGt GGTCAAAGATGCTAAAGCTACTAAAAAGCATCAGGATTTGCCATCTGAAGAAACACCTGGAAATGACCTTGAAAACGTGGGAACTAATGATGAGCTTCCAGAGTCCTACTCCTCAACTGTTGCAG CTCAGAATGATTTTGCCAGACTTATGGGGCTTGAAGACTCCAGTCCTTTGACAACAGAAAATGGAGGTCTGGATAGTGGCCTTGGTGGAGCTGTACCCACATCAGACAAGAAAATCACAG ACGAGACCGCCCATCaacctttaaaaaagtcttcaaggaagaggaaaaagaatgAGGATTTGGAGCAGGATAAGATTCTTGatgagaaacagaagaaaagtctAGAAAAAGTCGCTGAGTGGCTAATGAAAGTTCCAACGGAGGGAAGTCTTGAGTTTGATAAACCAGATGAAGACACAGACAACTCAGACAGCTGCTCTTCCACTTCAACAATAGATGTCAGACAACATAATAATGATGCGCATGCTAAGAGAGGGGATCGTGCTAAAGCTCTTGAAGAGCAGGTGTTTGGGGCTGTGTACAAACGAGAGCGAAGAGGAAACAGGACCAACTCTCCTCTGCGTAATGTTTttgcagaaacaaaagaaatagagaaaactgGAAAAGGTTCTAAAATGGGGACCAAAAGACCTGAAATGCCTGTTGATTTTGAGATGAAAACAAGCTCAGAGGATGTAACACAAAGAGATACTGAGGAAGAACAGCAAATGACAGAAGAAGTAAAGGATGCAAGCAGTGACTTTTTTAAAGAAGCAGACCTCTTTGAAGTCATTGAAgggaaaaatgacagaaacaaaaatgaagaaaagttgAATAGCTTcctagaaagtgacagaagtGATAACAAAGAAGAGGAGTCCTGTCTAGTGCCTGAACTGGAACAACAGGGACCAAAaagaaagttgaagaaaaagACCACTAACCTTGTGCAGCAGGTTGACAGCGATTTACAAGAGCGGGATAAGCCAGAAATCACAGAGCAAAAGAAAACTGGCAGGAAGAAAAAAGTTGGCAAGCCTGCTCAAGTGCCGAAACCTCTTGTTCTGGTCGGAGCCCAAAATGGAGAAAGCAGTCCCATGGCTAGACCAAGGTCAGAGGAAGTTCAAGTTCATATTGAGAACTACCCAAGCAGTGAGGACCAAGATGTACCTCTCAAAAGGAGTACAAGGAAAAGTCGAAGACTTCAAGACTTTGCTGAGGAAGTCCAGGAAGATCACAAGAGAGCAAACTTGAGGAGAGTACCTGAAAAACAGAGCAGTGTTGGAAAGGAATCTGAAGATCCTATCGATAGAGCTTTGGATGATGAGGTATCATCTAAAAATGGAAACGtaaaaaaagtgtctgaaagAAATGGATGTATTTACAATCAAGATTTAGATGGGATAGAAGATATGGAGACCAATGATAGGACTCCTGATATGAGACAAACAGAAGAGGTACCAAATACTGAAACTGTATGTGAAGGTAGCACTAGTGATCATGCTCATGTGGTCCCAAACTCTGTAAGTCCAGACGAAGCCTCAGTAGTAGAACCAACACCTGTAAAAGACAACCCAACACATAAATTTCCAAACAGTACTCACTTAGAGATCCCACCTTCGGAGTCTAAATGCGCTGAAACAGAACTCGAGGAGGATAAAAATGACAGCGAACTCGACACAGAACAACTGCTCAGGAGCTTCAAAGCCACTAAGAGGAAGTCTTTCCACCTCGGCGGTCCGAATGTAAAGAGAAACCGAAGTTTAGAGCATAAAATTGTTGAAGCTGAAGCAGAAGAGACCAAGAGCGTTGAATCTGCGGAAAATACTATCCAAACAAATTTGCctgcaaacaccaaacaagcAACAGTAATAGACAATGTAGACTCTTCTTGTAGCGATTTGATCCCCTCATCTTACTCGCCCAAGCTGGCAAGAAAGACAGAGCAAGTGGTTGCCCATGCCGCCATTCTTGATGGTATTTGTTCAGGACAAAACCATTCCGATGACGACTTTGTTTCCATGAACAGTGTCAGCAGCGTTCTTCCTCCAAATAAAGAGTCAGAACATGAAATTGTAAGTCAGAATCTTTCTGTTGTGCCGCAAATTGTGGACTCAGGGCTGTGCTACACAGCAATTGAACAGGAATTGCCAAATGAGGCCCCAAAGAATTCTCAAACCATGGAGGATCAGCTTGAATGTAACAGGAGAAATGGTGGACAAGCTGAAGACGTATCAGACAGTATTTCAGTTCCAAATGGGAAGAAAACGGTCAACACTGCTGAAAATCTCTTAAACACAGAGTCCTCTTTAACTCCCGAAGGTCTTGGAATACCAGCTGCTCAGGTCGACAGTGAAAGAAAGTCGAACAACTGTAGTGGGAGTGGGGAACTCAGCGCCCAATCCTCTGTTAAgaacaggaagaggagaagaaccCAGAAGCTCGAGTCTGAGTCTGAGTCAGACTGCAGTGGAGAGGATTTGCCAGCCTTAAAAGACATTTTAGGATCATCAGCTCCCCCCAGTGTTACCAACAAGGACTCAAATAAAGAGGATCCTCCAGCTGAAGAAGAGTTGAGCCGACCGCCTGCCTGCATCAGCCCTGATCGTATAAATTCCAGCCAAGGATCGGAGGACTTGTTTGGGACGCCAGAAGAAT gtGATGTCCCTGCAAATGATCTCAATGTTTCTGTGGAATCATCACAATTCTCCAGTGAAGTTCTTGTAACACAG CAAAAGATCGAAATGCAGAAGGAGTTGGTGCGGTTGGAGAAGTTGATGGCTCTGGTGTCAGAGGTGCTTCAGGAGAAAGAGGGCACTCCTGCAAAAGAAGTTCATCAGAGCAGTAAACCCACAG gCTCTGATGCCCACAGATCCCTCCCAGCTGACCAGAACTCAGGACAAGGTTCAGACCA GAAAATGGTTCAACAAGCACAAAGGGAGCCAAGCACAGGAACACCCGATGGCAAAGTTGTGACCCAGCCCACAGTGTCACAGCATGGCAGCGCTGTAGAAACCA CAGCACAGGGCTCCACACACACATTGCCAATTGCAAAAGGCACTGGAGCCTTCAAAACACCTATTACAAGTTCAACAGCCAAAACATTGAAGAACAAGACATCTCCATCAGAGGACAAAGAAAACAGCTCTCCTCCGAGAGAAAGAAGCAAAGCCACTATGGTGCTGGTGTCGTCTGGATTAAGCCCCAGTGAACAG ATAATGGTGAAAAAGTTTGCGAAAAGAGTTGGTGCTCGTGTGGTTTCCCAGGTAACACTAGAGGTGACCCATATCATCATGCACACAG aTGAACATCTGGTCTGCGAGCGCACACTGAAGTATTTCCTCGGCATCGCAGGCAGGAAGTGGGTCGTTAGCTTCCAGT GGATCTCAGAGTGCTTCAAGCAAAAGAAACTCTTAGACGAG GGCCTCTATGAAGTCAGAGGTGACGTTGTGAACGGAGCAAACCACCAGGGCCCCATGAGAGCCAGAACCACTGATGACAATGAC cTGCTCATGAAGGGCTACAAGATCTGCTTCCAAGGGCCTTTCACAGACATGACCACAG